The following are encoded in a window of Oligoflexus sp. genomic DNA:
- a CDS encoding c-type cytochrome has translation MKYLKFLGVLLAACVLVALIILGLAHGKYTSLAKEQQPEPKDLVLRVELQDNWLADGERIARMRGCSDCHGADYGGKAFIDDPGMGYFVGRNLTRGLGGIGADYRVEDFVRAIRYGQNKNGNYLRFMPSLEYAQMSDEDLGKLIVYLKSLPPIDRNFKDLSPGPVAKVMFLFDRMPLLLSGMHIQSGAPVSVAPSEHADYGRYLAASCVGCHRPDYSGGPIAGVPPSWPPAPDLTPRGDFAKWTFEEFKKALTTGERPDGRIMNSQFMPWTATAAFNELELRALHNYLKSLPSPEI, from the coding sequence ATGAAGTATTTAAAATTCCTGGGCGTGCTGCTGGCGGCCTGTGTACTCGTAGCCTTGATCATCCTGGGTCTTGCGCATGGAAAATACACGAGCCTTGCGAAAGAACAGCAGCCGGAACCCAAAGATCTGGTTTTACGGGTGGAGCTGCAGGACAATTGGCTCGCCGATGGGGAACGCATTGCCCGGATGCGAGGCTGCAGTGATTGTCACGGCGCTGATTATGGCGGTAAAGCCTTCATTGATGATCCTGGAATGGGCTACTTCGTCGGTCGCAATCTGACCCGCGGCTTGGGTGGTATTGGAGCGGATTATCGCGTCGAGGACTTTGTGCGGGCGATTCGCTATGGGCAGAACAAAAATGGAAACTATCTTCGCTTCATGCCCTCGCTTGAATACGCGCAGATGAGCGATGAGGATCTGGGAAAGCTCATCGTTTATTTGAAATCACTGCCACCCATTGATCGCAATTTCAAGGATCTTTCGCCTGGACCCGTGGCGAAGGTCATGTTCCTGTTTGATAGGATGCCGCTTCTACTTTCCGGCATGCATATTCAAAGCGGGGCGCCTGTCTCCGTCGCTCCGAGTGAACATGCCGATTACGGTCGTTATCTGGCAGCGTCCTGTGTCGGCTGTCACCGACCTGATTATTCGGGTGGTCCCATCGCAGGCGTTCCCCCCAGCTGGCCGCCGGCCCCGGACCTTACGCCGCGCGGTGATTTTGCGAAATGGACCTTCGAGGAATTCAAGAAAGCTCTCACGACGGGCGAAAGACCGGACGGGCGCATCATGAATTCGCAGTTCATGCCATGGACCGCAACAGCGGCCTTCAATGAATTGGAATTGAGAGCCCTTCACAATTACCTGAAAAGCCTTCCATCGCCTGAAATTTAA
- a CDS encoding alpha/beta hydrolase family esterase, whose protein sequence is MLRRIYCLSSLFLFISSSLFAKSYTIGGARPATLLTPSQVKADQKIPLLVFLHGYTSSGVQSDSFFGISRQRDSLNFAVALPDGTQNSRGYRFWNATPECCDFEQSGVDDAGYIAGLIREASAVAPIDPERVYLIGHSNGGFMSYRMACDYPGLVRGIISVAGAFYSNPALCKNPGDLNVLQIHGTADDTVPVANGESGLSFWSKRGRCDAAVESKGALDLVSAGGAETDAVVWDNCQNETKVGYWRINGGTHAPYLNSSWLRAALEFVK, encoded by the coding sequence ATGCTACGACGGATCTACTGTCTTTCCAGTTTATTCCTGTTCATCAGCTCAAGTCTCTTTGCCAAATCCTACACCATAGGTGGCGCAAGGCCTGCCACGCTTTTGACCCCAAGCCAGGTCAAAGCCGATCAGAAAATTCCTTTGCTGGTCTTTCTGCATGGCTACACCAGCAGCGGAGTGCAGTCGGATTCGTTTTTCGGAATCTCGCGACAGCGGGATAGCCTCAATTTCGCTGTGGCTCTGCCGGATGGCACTCAGAATTCGCGCGGCTACCGTTTCTGGAACGCGACACCGGAATGCTGCGACTTCGAACAAAGCGGAGTGGATGATGCCGGCTATATCGCGGGACTGATCCGCGAAGCCAGTGCCGTGGCGCCCATAGATCCCGAACGCGTTTATCTGATTGGCCATTCCAATGGCGGCTTCATGAGCTATCGCATGGCCTGTGATTATCCAGGTCTGGTGCGCGGCATCATCTCGGTGGCCGGAGCGTTTTATAGCAATCCCGCCCTGTGCAAAAATCCAGGTGATCTGAATGTTCTTCAGATCCATGGAACGGCCGATGACACCGTGCCGGTCGCCAATGGTGAAAGCGGACTTTCGTTCTGGTCGAAGCGTGGCCGCTGCGATGCCGCCGTGGAAAGCAAAGGGGCGCTTGACCTTGTCAGTGCCGGTGGAGCCGAGACGGATGCTGTGGTCTGGGACAATTGCCAGAATGAAACCAAGGTCGGCTACTGGCGCATCAATGGGGGCACTCACGCGCCTTATTTGAACAGCAGCTGGCTTCGCGCGGCGCTTGAATTCGTGAAGTAA
- a CDS encoding M28 family metallopeptidase, with protein MNLRQILQGLIFFVVSFTSGTCLCAVYFALAPLNEAAAIKSWVNKHPGSWWVEGEDRFLIGMDHWDPQNTPGGPRTVVIEAAAKSSLYFLQGSGSLPADSRELIRGGRTRVIESPRPLVLRSDHHQRLRPLMPNVQLVQKLPWSSSPLKKINSLGAAIDAETWRSEVDELSRFSRYTYGSEIEAARMLISSRFRALGLEVEELSFATPRGMATNIIAKLPGRSRSDEIYVIGAHYDSTSEKPFELAPGAEDNASGAAGLLSLARVFVDQPPEATLLFIAFSGEEQGLLGSRAFLNPWLADGRAAQIHGGFIMDMIGYSGDAELDCLLETSAATRTLLNQIQAAHADPELVLSESLDYWGSDHVPFLDNKIPTVLFIENDYLDYPAYHRSADSADKIHPQLGPKILGLIAQTIGSLAY; from the coding sequence ATGAACCTTCGGCAGATTCTGCAGGGTCTTATTTTCTTCGTAGTGTCCTTTACCAGCGGTACCTGTCTCTGTGCGGTCTATTTTGCTTTGGCTCCGCTGAATGAGGCGGCCGCCATCAAGAGCTGGGTGAATAAGCATCCCGGCAGCTGGTGGGTGGAAGGCGAAGATCGCTTTCTGATCGGCATGGATCATTGGGATCCCCAGAATACTCCGGGCGGCCCCCGCACCGTCGTCATCGAAGCGGCTGCAAAAAGTTCCCTCTATTTCCTGCAGGGATCAGGGTCTTTGCCTGCAGACAGTCGCGAATTGATCCGTGGCGGTCGCACCCGCGTCATTGAAAGTCCGCGTCCCCTGGTTTTGCGCAGTGATCATCATCAGCGTCTCCGTCCTTTAATGCCCAATGTGCAGCTCGTGCAAAAACTGCCCTGGTCATCCAGCCCCTTGAAGAAGATCAATTCGCTCGGCGCGGCGATCGATGCCGAGACCTGGCGCAGCGAAGTGGACGAACTCAGTCGCTTTTCACGTTACACCTATGGATCTGAAATCGAGGCGGCCCGCATGCTGATCAGCAGCCGCTTTCGGGCGCTGGGTCTGGAGGTCGAGGAGCTGAGTTTTGCCACGCCGCGCGGCATGGCGACCAATATCATCGCAAAACTTCCAGGGCGTTCGCGATCGGATGAAATTTATGTCATCGGTGCCCACTACGACAGCACCAGTGAAAAGCCTTTTGAATTGGCTCCGGGTGCCGAGGATAACGCGTCAGGCGCGGCGGGGCTTTTGTCCCTGGCTCGCGTTTTTGTCGATCAACCCCCCGAGGCCACGCTTCTTTTCATCGCATTTTCCGGTGAAGAGCAGGGTCTGCTCGGCAGTCGGGCCTTCCTTAACCCCTGGCTGGCGGATGGACGCGCGGCGCAGATTCACGGCGGCTTTATCATGGACATGATCGGCTATAGCGGGGATGCGGAGCTGGACTGTCTCCTGGAAACATCGGCTGCGACACGCACCCTTCTGAATCAAATCCAGGCGGCGCATGCCGATCCGGAATTGGTGCTGTCTGAAAGCCTTGATTACTGGGGCTCGGATCATGTCCCCTTTTTGGATAACAAGATCCCGACTGTGCTCTTCATAGAGAATGATTATCTGGACTATCCCGCTTATCACCGCAGCGCGGATAGCGCCGATAAAATTCATCCACAGCTTGGGCCGAAGATACTTGGTCTCATCGCGCAGACAATTGGCAGTCTGGCCTATTAG
- a CDS encoding riboflavin synthase, with the protein MFTGLVEQVGRIQSIEERDGYKVLTLTILGADVYAEKLGDSIAVNGCCLTVTRRSETTMSFDASHETLARTSLGQLRNGSLVNLERALKAGDRLGGHMVAGHVDAVATVRSIDQLPGGWNIWVTLGKDLARYVIPKGSIALDGISLTINEVKDEAQASHVRLTLIPATIEGTNVQTWTPGGIINVEVDMVGKYLERMALPHFSK; encoded by the coding sequence ATGTTTACCGGACTCGTCGAACAGGTGGGACGCATCCAGAGTATCGAGGAACGGGACGGTTACAAGGTTCTCACGCTGACGATACTCGGGGCGGATGTCTACGCGGAAAAGCTCGGCGACAGCATTGCGGTCAACGGCTGCTGCCTGACCGTCACCCGCCGTTCGGAAACCACGATGTCCTTTGATGCGAGTCACGAGACGCTGGCCAGGACCAGTCTCGGGCAGCTTCGCAATGGTTCTCTCGTCAATCTGGAACGCGCTCTCAAGGCCGGTGATCGCCTCGGCGGTCATATGGTGGCCGGACATGTCGATGCCGTGGCCACGGTTCGTTCGATTGATCAGCTTCCCGGGGGCTGGAATATCTGGGTGACTTTAGGCAAGGACCTGGCGCGCTATGTGATTCCCAAGGGCTCAATCGCCCTGGATGGCATCAGTCTGACGATCAATGAGGTGAAGGATGAGGCCCAGGCCTCTCATGTGCGGCTGACCCTGATTCCGGCCACGATCGAGGGCACCAACGTCCAGACCTGGACGCCCGGCGGTATCATCAACGTCGAGGTTGATATGGTCGGCAAATATCTGGAACGCATGGCGCTACCGCATTTTTCGAAGTGA
- the nrdR gene encoding transcriptional regulator NrdR has translation MKCPKCDYLDTKVLESRVSVDGRSIRRRRACLKCHHRFTTYEKEEELILQVKKKDGSFDEFSREKIIRAITMACRKRQISMDQIEAMVTAIEAQLRSEGDRVIQSSKIGDLVMKKLRQTDHVAYVRFASIYKDFKDPEEFVRELRGLKTNRETPTPGNNPPTT, from the coding sequence TTGAAGTGCCCCAAGTGCGATTACCTGGATACGAAGGTACTGGAGAGCCGCGTAAGCGTTGACGGCCGCAGTATCCGGCGTCGTCGTGCGTGTTTGAAATGCCATCATCGTTTCACCACCTATGAAAAGGAGGAGGAGCTGATCCTCCAGGTGAAAAAGAAGGATGGCAGCTTCGATGAATTCAGTCGGGAAAAAATCATCCGCGCAATCACCATGGCCTGTCGCAAGCGGCAGATTTCGATGGACCAAATCGAAGCCATGGTGACCGCGATTGAAGCCCAGCTGCGTTCCGAGGGCGACCGCGTGATTCAAAGCAGCAAGATCGGTGACCTCGTGATGAAAAAACTTCGTCAGACCGATCATGTGGCTTATGTACGCTTTGCTTCCATCTACAAGGATTTCAAGGATCCTGAGGAATTCGTGCGCGAACTGCGCGGCCTCAAGACCAATCGGGAAACCCCGACTCCGGGGAACAATCCTCCGACCACTTAA
- the glyA gene encoding serine hydroxymethyltransferase, giving the protein MKPWSSLQSHDPEIYGLIEAEFKRQEEGLELIASENFASAEVIATMGSILTNKYAEGLPGKRYYGGCEIVDQIETLAIERAKKLFGASFANVQPHSGAQANAAVFLALLQPGDKILGMDLSHGGHLTHGSKVNFSGSIYESHFYGVDPETERLNYDMIAAKAKEVKPKMIIAGASAYARMIDFGLFREIADSVGAYLFVDMAHIAGLVAAGEHPSPVPYAHVVTTTTHKTLRGPRGGLILWNDETLNFNKAVFPGIQGGPLEHVIAAKAVSFMEALKPSFKEYQKNIRTNAKTLADALVSKGFKLVSGGTDNHLMLLDFSKTELSGKNMEDALGKVHITVNKNTVPNENRSPFVTSGVRMGTPALTSRGMGPSEMQQIAGWVRETFDNFKDEAKLQAIGAEVVKLSKRFPLYPQWKG; this is encoded by the coding sequence ATGAAACCCTGGTCTTCACTGCAAAGCCACGATCCGGAAATCTACGGTCTCATTGAAGCGGAATTCAAACGTCAGGAAGAAGGTCTGGAGCTGATCGCTTCGGAAAACTTCGCGTCCGCCGAGGTGATCGCCACCATGGGCAGCATTCTCACCAATAAGTACGCGGAAGGCCTGCCCGGCAAACGCTATTATGGTGGCTGCGAAATCGTCGACCAGATTGAAACGCTGGCCATCGAACGCGCGAAAAAACTTTTCGGCGCTTCCTTCGCCAACGTTCAACCGCACTCCGGTGCGCAGGCGAACGCAGCTGTGTTCCTGGCTCTTCTGCAGCCGGGCGACAAAATCCTCGGCATGGATCTTTCGCACGGGGGTCACCTGACTCACGGTTCGAAGGTCAACTTCTCCGGCAGTATCTATGAGTCGCACTTTTACGGCGTCGATCCTGAAACCGAGCGCCTGAATTACGATATGATCGCGGCCAAGGCCAAGGAAGTGAAGCCCAAGATGATCATAGCCGGCGCCAGCGCCTATGCGCGGATGATCGACTTCGGCCTGTTCCGTGAGATCGCCGATTCGGTGGGCGCCTATCTTTTCGTGGATATGGCTCACATCGCCGGCCTCGTCGCCGCGGGCGAACATCCCAGCCCTGTGCCCTATGCGCATGTGGTGACGACCACAACGCATAAGACGCTGCGGGGACCACGCGGTGGCCTGATCCTTTGGAATGATGAGACGCTGAACTTCAACAAGGCTGTTTTCCCCGGCATCCAGGGCGGTCCTTTGGAGCATGTGATCGCCGCGAAAGCGGTCAGCTTCATGGAAGCCCTCAAGCCTTCGTTCAAAGAGTATCAGAAAAATATTCGCACCAACGCCAAAACCCTTGCCGACGCCCTTGTCAGCAAAGGTTTCAAACTCGTTTCCGGCGGTACCGACAATCACCTGATGCTGCTTGATTTCTCGAAGACCGAGCTCAGCGGCAAGAATATGGAAGACGCCCTCGGCAAGGTCCATATCACAGTGAATAAGAACACGGTGCCGAACGAAAACAGAAGCCCCTTCGTGACCAGCGGCGTGCGCATGGGAACCCCGGCGCTGACATCCCGCGGCATGGGTCCTTCTGAAATGCAGCAGATCGCTGGCTGGGTGCGCGAAACCTTCGATAACTTCAAAGATGAAGCCAAACTGCAGGCGATCGGCGCTGAAGTCGTGAAACTCAGCAAGCGCTTCCCGCTTTATCCCCAATGGAAAGGCTGA
- the rpiB gene encoding ribose 5-phosphate isomerase B, with translation MSERIGIASDHGGRVLKEKVSQYLRSLGHEVVDFGVPVNDADSVDYPDYAQTLAKEVSQGQLPRGILICGTGIGMSIAANKVPGIRAALVWDEFTARMSRQHNDANILCLGERVLNHDRALDYLHIWIKSEFEGKRHQTRLDKIRALER, from the coding sequence ATGAGCGAACGCATCGGCATTGCCTCTGACCATGGAGGTCGGGTACTCAAGGAAAAGGTGAGCCAGTATCTCCGTTCTCTCGGGCACGAAGTCGTCGACTTTGGAGTTCCCGTGAACGACGCGGATTCGGTCGACTATCCGGATTATGCCCAGACTCTCGCGAAAGAAGTGAGCCAGGGCCAACTTCCCCGCGGCATCCTGATTTGCGGAACAGGCATCGGGATGTCGATCGCCGCGAATAAAGTTCCTGGCATCCGGGCCGCTCTGGTCTGGGATGAATTCACCGCACGCATGTCGCGTCAGCACAACGACGCCAATATCCTTTGCCTCGGCGAACGTGTTTTGAATCACGACCGAGCCCTTGACTATCTCCACATCTGGATCAAATCAGAGTTTGAAGGCAAACGCCACCAAACCCGACTCGATAAAATTCGCGCCCTCGAACGTTGA
- a CDS encoding acyl carrier protein codes for MSLDIESQLKKIVVNQLGVEEAAVISKAKFIEDLGADSLDIVELVMAMEEAFGIDIPDEEAESIRTVEDAVGYIKKAKEV; via the coding sequence ATGTCGCTCGACATCGAAAGTCAATTGAAGAAAATCGTTGTGAATCAACTCGGCGTTGAAGAAGCCGCTGTCATCAGCAAAGCTAAATTCATCGAAGACCTGGGCGCGGATTCACTGGACATCGTTGAGCTGGTCATGGCGATGGAAGAAGCTTTCGGCATCGATATCCCTGATGAAGAAGCTGAAAGCATCCGCACGGTCGAAGACGCTGTTGGCTACATCAAGAAAGCCAAAGAAGTTTAA
- a CDS encoding UDP-2,3-diacylglucosamine diphosphatase, with protein MSLWTAPLLVVSDIHLNHAEDDRSRLLLNLLEGASRSEVEYLVLMGDIFDFCLGSHPYFQKKFSAIGKALEKLVESGTQVIYLEGNHEFKLASLPWKGVQVISEGTHTIRLKSGHTVQMAHGDLIYSHNMYRAFRQLVKSPVVTGIARLLPGAWMDRLATKSSEVSRAQDQYREIEHEKILGAVDAWLEAGSGDFGIFGHFHVPYAEPRRDQRKGGLFSVESWDRPNVLAFRDGAFYRYYFNAEGDKAWQPAEPLVRKLLPGK; from the coding sequence TTGTCACTGTGGACAGCGCCTTTGCTGGTGGTATCGGACATTCACTTGAATCACGCGGAGGATGACCGCAGCCGGCTGCTCCTCAATCTTCTGGAAGGCGCCAGCCGGAGTGAGGTCGAGTACCTCGTGCTGATGGGTGACATCTTTGACTTCTGCCTGGGATCGCATCCCTATTTTCAAAAAAAATTCAGCGCTATTGGCAAGGCGCTGGAAAAGCTTGTGGAATCCGGTACCCAGGTCATCTACCTCGAAGGCAATCACGAGTTCAAACTGGCATCTCTGCCCTGGAAGGGCGTTCAGGTGATTTCCGAAGGGACGCATACAATTCGTTTGAAAAGCGGCCACACAGTCCAAATGGCTCATGGTGACCTGATTTATTCACACAATATGTACCGAGCCTTTCGTCAGCTGGTGAAATCACCAGTTGTGACTGGCATTGCGCGGCTTTTGCCAGGGGCCTGGATGGATAGGCTGGCGACGAAAAGTTCCGAGGTGTCGCGGGCCCAGGATCAGTATCGAGAGATCGAACATGAGAAGATCCTGGGTGCGGTGGATGCCTGGCTGGAAGCCGGGTCAGGCGACTTCGGCATCTTCGGGCATTTTCATGTGCCTTATGCCGAACCGCGTCGCGATCAGCGCAAAGGTGGACTCTTCAGCGTCGAAAGCTGGGATCGTCCCAATGTTTTGGCGTTCAGGGACGGCGCTTTCTATCGTTATTATTTTAACGCCGAAGGGGACAAGGCCTGGCAGCCTGCGGAACCTTTGGTCCGCAAGCTTTTGCCAGGAAAATAA
- a CDS encoding erythromycin esterase family protein codes for METEPIVSKDLLSQLQALCMPIKKEQDLAPLHERIGQAKIVLLGEASHGTSEYYQWRTAITRRLVEEKKFSFIAVEGDWPDCFIINQYVKGRLDATQSARRVLSNFRRWPTWMWANEEMIDLVEWLKLHNDQQPERSKVGFYGLDVYSLWESLSTLTQQLKKYDPESLGMVEQVFHCFNGYQGNAHEYARATYFKEATCEKHVHGLLEHLKTRKMIFDRHAEAHLQAEQNARVLKNAEAYYRSMVRGGPMSWNIRDFHMVETLDELMKHHEHHGNVAKGIVWEHNTHIGDARFTDMLESGEMNVGQLVRERYGEENVVLVGFSGYQGSVIASRRWEAPMQVMPCPQVREGSWEEVLHRVGPDNKLLIFAPHFASDEMLEDRGHRAIGVVYHPEGEHRGNYVPTILPRRYDALIYLDQTHALHPLHLKPLHDGDMAETYPSAM; via the coding sequence ATGGAAACCGAACCCATTGTATCCAAGGATCTGCTTTCACAGCTGCAGGCCCTTTGCATGCCCATAAAAAAAGAACAGGATCTGGCTCCTCTGCATGAACGCATCGGTCAAGCCAAAATCGTGCTGCTGGGCGAAGCGTCGCATGGCACGTCCGAATACTATCAATGGCGAACGGCCATCACCCGCAGGCTGGTCGAGGAAAAGAAGTTTTCCTTTATCGCCGTGGAAGGGGACTGGCCGGATTGCTTTATCATCAACCAATATGTGAAAGGCCGTTTGGATGCGACCCAATCCGCACGCCGCGTTCTTTCCAACTTTCGCCGCTGGCCGACCTGGATGTGGGCGAATGAAGAGATGATCGACCTTGTCGAATGGCTGAAGCTCCATAATGATCAGCAGCCCGAACGCTCCAAGGTCGGCTTCTACGGCCTTGATGTTTATAGTCTTTGGGAGTCGCTGTCGACCCTTACGCAGCAGCTCAAAAAGTATGATCCGGAGTCCTTGGGCATGGTCGAGCAGGTCTTTCACTGCTTCAACGGCTATCAGGGCAATGCCCATGAATACGCGCGCGCCACCTACTTTAAGGAGGCGACCTGTGAAAAGCATGTGCATGGACTCTTGGAGCATCTGAAGACGCGGAAGATGATCTTCGATCGACATGCGGAAGCCCATCTGCAGGCCGAGCAGAACGCAAGGGTTTTGAAGAATGCCGAGGCTTATTATCGCAGCATGGTGCGCGGCGGCCCCATGTCCTGGAATATTCGGGATTTCCATATGGTGGAAACGCTCGATGAGCTCATGAAGCACCACGAGCATCACGGCAACGTAGCCAAGGGCATCGTCTGGGAGCATAACACGCACATCGGCGATGCGCGCTTCACCGACATGCTGGAAAGCGGAGAAATGAATGTCGGCCAGCTGGTGCGCGAACGCTATGGGGAAGAGAACGTGGTGCTGGTCGGTTTTTCCGGTTACCAGGGATCGGTCATCGCCTCGCGCCGCTGGGAAGCGCCGATGCAGGTCATGCCCTGTCCCCAGGTCCGTGAAGGCAGCTGGGAGGAAGTCCTGCACCGGGTCGGCCCGGATAACAAACTGCTGATTTTCGCGCCGCATTTTGCCAGTGATGAAATGCTGGAGGATCGGGGACATCGCGCCATCGGCGTGGTGTATCATCCGGAGGGCGAGCATCGCGGCAACTATGTGCCGACCATCCTACCCAGGCGTTATGATGCTTTGATTTACCTTGATCAAACGCACGCCCTGCATCCTTTGCATCTGAAACCCCTGCATGATGGTGATATGGCCGAAACCTATCCCTCCGCCATGTAG